From a region of the Synechococcus sp. PCC 7335 genome:
- a CDS encoding TRAP transporter substrate-binding protein, with product MKRRTLLKTSAVSLASTAAACSSRQPMTVAPVADQPVVNWRMATSWPRFLNVFAGVDILCQQVSDMTFGRFTITPYEGGELAPPLEVFDAVSDDRVECCHTALYYFLDKSPALALGTSVPFGLSAQQQNAWLYSGSGIEAIQKILTPFDLVWFPAGNTTGQMGGWFRQQIESVAEFEGLKMRVPGLGGRVLSRLGADIKSLSAQDIVPSLLEGAIDAVEWIGPSDDRTLGLQKAAPYYYYPGWWEPGTSFATLVNRKRWDALPLAYQAIFKTAAAEANLATLALYNANNGEALERFRLGGTQTLPFSQEILETCRRTAFEMYAEIAADDQKFSEVYAGWQTFRDRLYAWNRVSSLSFSQFAFQTTEDA from the coding sequence ATGAAACGACGAACGCTACTAAAAACCTCCGCCGTTAGTCTAGCTAGTACCGCCGCTGCCTGTAGTTCTCGCCAGCCGATGACGGTAGCGCCTGTCGCCGATCAGCCCGTTGTCAACTGGCGCATGGCAACGAGCTGGCCTAGATTCCTCAACGTGTTTGCCGGGGTTGATATCTTGTGTCAGCAGGTCAGCGATATGACCTTCGGCCGCTTCACGATTACCCCGTACGAAGGTGGAGAGCTAGCCCCGCCGCTAGAGGTGTTTGACGCTGTGTCAGATGATCGCGTGGAGTGCTGTCACACTGCGCTCTACTATTTTCTAGATAAAAGTCCGGCGCTAGCTTTAGGAACGTCTGTTCCTTTTGGGCTCAGCGCACAGCAGCAGAACGCCTGGCTCTATAGCGGTAGCGGCATAGAAGCGATTCAAAAGATCCTAACGCCTTTTGATCTAGTCTGGTTTCCAGCGGGCAATACCACTGGGCAGATGGGAGGCTGGTTTCGTCAGCAGATAGAATCTGTGGCCGAATTTGAAGGGCTAAAGATGCGGGTACCGGGGTTAGGGGGTAGGGTACTCAGCCGATTAGGCGCAGACATCAAGAGTCTGTCTGCTCAAGATATCGTTCCTTCCCTATTAGAAGGTGCCATCGATGCGGTGGAGTGGATTGGACCAAGTGATGATCGCACGCTCGGACTGCAAAAAGCAGCGCCCTACTATTACTATCCTGGCTGGTGGGAGCCGGGGACAAGCTTTGCGACGCTAGTCAACAGAAAACGGTGGGATGCGCTGCCGCTAGCCTATCAAGCCATCTTCAAAACGGCAGCAGCGGAGGCCAATTTAGCGACGCTAGCGCTCTACAATGCTAACAACGGAGAAGCCCTAGAGCGCTTTCGACTTGGCGGAACGCAGACGCTACCGTTTAGCCAAGAGATTTTAGAAACCTGTCGCCGGACTGCCTTTGAAATGTATGCAGAGATTGCCGCAGACGATCAAAAGTTTAGTGAGGTCTACGCAGGCTGGCAGACGTTTAGAGATCGGCTATACGCTTGGAATCGAGTGAGTTCTTTGAGCTTTAGTCAGTTTGCGTTTCAAACGACAGAGGACGCTTAG